One stretch of Dokdonia sp. Hel_I_53 DNA includes these proteins:
- a CDS encoding RsmD family RNA methyltransferase: MTRIISGKYKGRRIAAPKKLPVRPTTDMAKEALFNILRSNYHISSLKVLDLFAGTGNISYEFASRGTDQITAVDGHYSCIQFINKIADEFDFSINAIKSDVFKYLERATGTYDVIFADPPYDIDIKDFEKIVQLVFDNNLLDEDGILIIEHGKYTKMDSFINYVETRNYGGNAFSFFEVPSSDEEE; encoded by the coding sequence ATGACACGCATAATATCAGGAAAGTACAAAGGACGGCGCATAGCTGCTCCAAAAAAATTGCCCGTTAGACCTACTACAGATATGGCTAAAGAGGCGCTTTTTAATATTCTTAGAAGTAACTACCATATAAGCAGCCTAAAAGTATTAGACTTATTTGCTGGTACAGGTAATATAAGCTATGAGTTTGCATCAAGAGGTACAGATCAAATAACCGCTGTAGATGGACATTATAGTTGTATACAATTTATAAATAAAATAGCAGATGAATTTGACTTCTCAATTAATGCTATAAAAAGTGACGTTTTCAAATATCTAGAAAGAGCAACTGGAACGTATGATGTAATTTTTGCAGATCCTCCTTACGACATAGACATCAAAGACTTCGAAAAAATTGTTCAGCTAGTTTTTGATAATAATTTATTAGATGAAGATGGCATACTTATTATTGAACATGGGAAGTATACAAAGATGGACTCGTTTATAAATTACGTAGAAACACGTAATTATGGTGGAAATGCTTTTAGCTTCTTTGAAGTTCCATCTAGTGATGAAGAAGAGTAG
- a CDS encoding DUF4126 domain-containing protein yields MNAELVISIILGFSLAASAGFRVFVPLLVLSVSSYFGWFVVNDSWQWLGSTAALVLLSVATIVEVGAYLIPWVDNTLDTISVPIAAIAGTLLMVATMSTLDPVITWSLAIIAGGGAAAAISGSTSVTRLGSTATTGGLVNPVISTTETLAATTISTVSIFSPIIALLLLFATFWFLFKLINKIRKK; encoded by the coding sequence ATGAATGCAGAATTAGTTATAAGTATTATTTTGGGTTTTTCTCTAGCGGCTTCGGCAGGATTTAGAGTCTTTGTGCCATTATTAGTATTAAGCGTATCATCTTATTTTGGATGGTTTGTAGTAAACGACTCTTGGCAGTGGTTAGGAAGTACAGCGGCACTTGTATTATTAAGTGTAGCCACTATAGTTGAAGTAGGTGCTTATCTAATTCCGTGGGTAGACAATACTCTAGACACCATTTCGGTTCCAATTGCCGCAATAGCAGGCACACTACTCATGGTGGCCACAATGAGTACGTTAGATCCAGTGATAACCTGGTCACTTGCTATTATTGCAGGGGGAGGTGCGGCAGCAGCAATTTCAGGATCTACAAGTGTTACAAGATTAGGGAGCACAGCCACAACTGGAGGTCTTGTAAACCCCGTTATTTCAACTACAGAAACGCTGGCAGCAACAACTATCTCTACCGTGAGTATATTTTCTCCTATTATAGCGCTCCTTTTGTTATTTGCTACGTTTTGGTTTTTATTTAAATTAATCAATAAAATAAGAAAGAAGTAA
- a CDS encoding ATP-dependent RecD-like DNA helicase, producing the protein MVKDAPSFYKQLYKDFEHTPTLKQDRLLQQLATFLFDTNKDKLFVLKGFAGTGKTTVIGTVVKNLWHAKMSSVLMAPTGRAAKVASNYSKKQAFTIHRKIYFPKKERGGGVSFSLQPNKHRNCLFIVDEASMISDRAAESKFFDNGSLLDDMMQYIYSGYNCKLLLVGDEAQLPPVKLDISPALDIKNLSLHYNKQVETLQLDEVMRQAEGSGILMNATALREQLSEGFYEDFKFDLNGFDDIIRLVDGHEIMDAINDGYSKVGTEETAIIVRSNKRANLYNQQIRSRILFQEEEISAGDHLMVVKNNYFWLDAKSDAGFIANGDIIKILEILAIKELYGFRFAEIKAQMVDYPHMQPIETVIMLDVLTMETPALPYEMGDSLYKEVQKDYVDEKSNYKRFQKIKNNKYFNALQVKFSYAITCHKSQGGQWENVFIEQPYLPDGMSKDYLRWLYTAITRSKSRLYLIGFKDEMFIEN; encoded by the coding sequence ATGGTTAAAGATGCCCCATCGTTTTACAAACAACTTTACAAGGATTTTGAACATACACCTACCTTAAAACAAGACCGATTACTCCAACAGCTAGCTACTTTTTTATTTGACACAAATAAAGATAAACTGTTTGTTCTCAAGGGGTTTGCGGGTACTGGTAAAACAACTGTTATAGGTACAGTTGTTAAAAATCTTTGGCACGCAAAAATGTCATCTGTTCTTATGGCTCCTACAGGTCGAGCTGCAAAGGTTGCAAGTAATTATAGTAAAAAGCAGGCATTTACTATTCATAGAAAAATTTATTTTCCAAAAAAAGAACGTGGAGGAGGTGTTTCTTTTAGTTTACAACCTAACAAACATCGTAACTGTTTATTTATAGTAGATGAAGCTTCTATGATTTCTGACAGAGCAGCAGAGTCTAAATTTTTTGATAATGGATCTTTACTAGATGATATGATGCAATATATTTATAGTGGTTATAATTGTAAGCTATTATTGGTGGGGGATGAAGCGCAACTACCTCCTGTAAAATTAGATATCTCTCCTGCCTTAGATATTAAAAACTTATCCCTTCATTACAATAAGCAGGTAGAGACACTTCAACTAGATGAAGTAATGAGACAAGCAGAAGGTAGTGGGATTTTAATGAATGCAACCGCATTAAGAGAACAGCTTTCTGAAGGTTTTTATGAAGATTTCAAATTTGATCTTAATGGTTTTGATGACATTATCCGCTTAGTAGACGGGCATGAAATAATGGATGCCATTAATGACGGTTATAGTAAGGTAGGTACAGAAGAAACTGCCATTATTGTACGTTCAAATAAAAGAGCAAATTTATATAACCAGCAAATACGTAGTCGCATTCTTTTCCAAGAAGAAGAAATTTCTGCTGGTGATCACCTCATGGTTGTGAAGAATAACTACTTCTGGCTTGACGCAAAAAGTGATGCTGGCTTTATTGCAAATGGAGATATTATTAAGATTTTAGAAATTCTTGCAATCAAAGAGCTGTATGGGTTCCGCTTTGCAGAAATAAAAGCGCAGATGGTTGATTACCCGCATATGCAACCCATTGAAACGGTAATCATGCTGGATGTTTTAACAATGGAAACACCAGCACTACCTTATGAAATGGGTGATTCGTTGTATAAGGAAGTACAAAAAGATTATGTAGATGAAAAGTCTAATTATAAGAGGTTCCAAAAGATTAAGAACAATAAATATTTTAATGCTTTGCAAGTTAAATTCTCCTATGCTATTACGTGTCATAAGTCACAGGGGGGGCAATGGGAAAACGTTTTTATAGAACAACCGTACTTACCTGATGGTATGAGTAAGGATTATTTGAGGTGGTTGTATACAGCAATCACAAGATCGAAGAGTAGGTTATATTTGATAGGTTTCAAAGATGAAATGTTTATTGAGAATTAA
- a CDS encoding DUF3822 family protein, translating into MTNKISTNSLYSLSIQVRLDGFSFFIQNIQSQEVISFKNIFFNGNISIQNLSNHIEQGFNDCEDLQKSFKEVTVVYSNNLFSVVPQALFEESKAVDYLKFNTKILNTDFVAHDRIEQHDLINVYVPYTNVNNYFFENFGSFTYYHSTTLFIKQLFKISQGSSHPEALVITSPSHFYLGIIQSKKILLINFFDIKTPEDFIYYLLFCFEQLAINPDDILLKLSGSINEGDAFYEKAYTYIRNIQILESPHTVLPKEHYLLASLI; encoded by the coding sequence ATGACGAATAAAATCTCAACAAACTCATTATATAGTCTATCCATCCAAGTACGCTTGGATGGATTTTCTTTTTTTATTCAAAACATCCAATCTCAAGAGGTCATAAGTTTTAAAAATATTTTCTTTAATGGAAATATTTCAATACAAAACTTATCAAATCACATTGAGCAAGGCTTTAATGATTGTGAAGATTTACAAAAATCATTCAAAGAGGTTACGGTTGTGTATTCTAACAACCTTTTTTCTGTTGTTCCACAAGCCCTGTTTGAAGAGTCTAAGGCCGTAGATTATCTCAAATTCAATACTAAAATTTTAAATACAGATTTTGTTGCTCATGATAGAATAGAACAACATGATCTTATTAATGTCTACGTACCATACACTAATGTAAATAATTATTTCTTTGAGAACTTTGGTTCATTTACATACTATCATAGTACTACCCTATTTATTAAGCAATTATTTAAAATTTCTCAGGGGAGTTCACATCCCGAGGCGCTAGTTATTACTTCTCCATCCCATTTTTATCTCGGTATAATTCAATCTAAAAAAATACTACTTATTAATTTTTTTGATATTAAAACTCCAGAAGATTTTATTTACTACTTACTTTTTTGCTTTGAACAACTAGCGATTAATCCTGACGACATATTATTAAAACTCTCTGGAAGCATCAACGAAGGCGATGCATTCTATGAAAAGGCATATACATACATAAGAAATATACAAATTCTAGAGAGTCCACATACCGTATTACCTAAAGAACACTATTTACTAGCAAGCCTTATATGA
- the kdsB gene encoding 3-deoxy-manno-octulosonate cytidylyltransferase: MIPARYAASRFPGKMMADLAGKPVIVRTYESTVATGLFDQVYVVTDNEEIAQAINNYGGKAIMSVNEHECGSDRIAEAVQPLDVDIVVNVQGDEPFTTKEDLSPLLDVFYETDADKIDLASVMMPMSSQTDIEDPNNVKVIVDTKDFALYFSRSPIPFIRDIASETVTHKHKGIYAFRKKALLDFAEMQMTPLERAEKVECIRFLEYGKKIKMVRSPRLAIGIDTPEDLIKANKIYKNN, from the coding sequence ATGATTCCTGCGAGATATGCCGCATCTCGTTTTCCTGGTAAAATGATGGCTGACCTTGCGGGTAAACCTGTTATTGTACGTACTTATGAGAGTACAGTGGCAACTGGTTTATTTGATCAAGTATATGTGGTGACTGATAATGAAGAGATTGCACAAGCTATAAATAATTATGGTGGAAAAGCTATAATGAGCGTAAATGAGCATGAGTGTGGTAGTGATCGTATTGCAGAAGCTGTACAGCCACTCGATGTGGATATAGTTGTAAATGTTCAAGGAGACGAACCCTTCACCACAAAAGAAGATTTATCACCATTACTTGATGTGTTTTACGAGACTGATGCTGACAAAATAGATCTCGCTAGCGTGATGATGCCCATGTCTTCACAAACTGATATCGAAGATCCAAATAATGTAAAAGTAATCGTAGATACAAAAGATTTTGCTTTATATTTTTCACGATCTCCTATTCCTTTTATTAGGGACATAGCTTCAGAAACAGTGACACATAAGCATAAAGGAATTTACGCATTTAGAAAAAAAGCATTATTAGATTTTGCTGAAATGCAAATGACTCCACTTGAACGTGCTGAAAAAGTAGAATGTATACGCTTTTTAGAATATGGGAAAAAGATAAAAATGGTGCGATCCCCTAGGCTTGCTATTGGTATAGATACGCCAGAGGATTTAATAAAAGCAAATAAAATTTATAAAAATAATTAA